In one window of Tachypleus tridentatus isolate NWPU-2018 chromosome 2, ASM421037v1, whole genome shotgun sequence DNA:
- the LOC143245586 gene encoding transforming growth factor beta receptor type 3-like translates to MGQRNYAGEKLAMEMRNLMNLECHKDRLKLTFSKSSSKTIVTKLNGNNTDLLEVTLQDQACKATTNVTHFILETSFHNCGFNIVSDGGRYVQLRRWIWTGLSSCQALESHQRITQSHLIFSQSFQCAYDFISDGNIFEMVNDAQVYHMELYQDSHFRNMLQEGDGPLEVLARDNIYVKTSIDAGLDMYIVTDECWISLYNSSYHVAEDKEMLIQHSCPKHLSVGLLSAESSNTGDNLNGLYLQQGFFFQLTERWIGHDVYLYCRLAACSEKTNSPVDGIKQCIDPKEYCVGNSIKQFLESRAGRHFSTIIKGPLHVLPPQRSRSSNTENSKTPFLFKHLPPLNKHPDVSPPSDVQFKKDMCGTQNMVGVSTAAIVGIAFASFIIGVGLMAVLWFITICTDPTRKNQDHQQGGVHHHHHHRHSGYDLSGHSGSSTPSSQVPMAVT, encoded by the exons ATGGGCCAAA GAAATTATGCAGGTGAAAAGCTTGCAATGGAGATGAGAAATTTGATGAACTTGGAATGCCACAAAGATAGATTAAAACTGACTTTTTCAAAGTCTTCCAGCAAAACTATTGTTACCAAATTAAATGGAAATAATACAGATCTTCTGGAAGTAACACTACAGGATCAGGCATGTAAGGCAACAACTAATGTCACTCACTTCATTCTGGAGACATCCTTTCATAATTGCGGGTTTAATATTGTATCTGATGGTGGAAG ATATGTTCAACTCAGAAGATGGATCTGGACTGGGTTATCATCTTGTCAAGCTCTAGAAAGTCACCAGAGAATCACACAGTCTCATCTCATTTTTAGTCAAAGTTTTCAATGTGCTTATGACTTCATCAGTGATGGAAACATCTTTGAAATG GTCAATGATGCTCAGGTATATCACATGGAACTCTACCAGGACTCTCACTTTCGTAACATGCTACAGGAGGGAGATGGACCACTTGAAGTGCTGGCTCGAGATAACATCTATGTAAAGACATCAATTGATGCAG GTCTTGATATGTATATAGTAACAGATGAGTGCTGGATTTCTTTATACAACAGCTCATATCATGTAGCTGAAGACAAAGAAATGTTGATACAGCATAG ctGCCCCAAACATTTGAGTGTTGGTCTACTGAGTGCAGAATCATCTAATACTGGAGACAATTTGAATGGTTTGTATCTTCAGCAGGGGTTCTTCTTTCAGTTGACTGAAAGGTGGATTGGTCATGATGTTTATTTGTATTGTCGACTTGCAGCGtgttctgaaaaaacaaacagtccaGTTGATGGAATTAAACAG TGTATTGACCCAAAAGAATACTGTGTTGGAAACAGTATCAAGCAGTTTTTGGAAAGTCGAGCAggacgtcactttagtacaataATCAAAGGACCATTACATGTTTTACCTCCCCAAAGAAGTAGAAGCTCAAATACAGAAAATTCAAAAA CACCATTCTTGTTTAAACATCTTCCACCATTGAATAAGCATCCAGATGTGTCACCTCCATCAGATGTTCAATTTAAAAAAGACATGTGTGGAACACAGAATATGGTGGGAGTATCAACAGCTGCTATTGTGGGAATAGCTTTTGCCTCTTTTATTATTGGAGTTGGGTTAATGGCTGTTCTGTGGTTTATAACCATATGTACAG ATCCTACTCGGAAGAACCAAGACCACCAGCAGGGTGGCGTTCACCATCATCACCATCACCGTCATTCTGGCTATGATCTTTCAGGACATAGTGGAAGTTCAACTCCCAGTTCACAAGTTCCCATGGCAGTCACATGA